From a single Okeanomitos corallinicola TIOX110 genomic region:
- a CDS encoding bifunctional 4-hydroxy-2-oxoglutarate aldolase/2-dehydro-3-deoxy-phosphogluconate aldolase yields MSNQDWLLKLQQNRAIAVIRSPKMVWGEKMALAVADGGMGLIEITWNSDRPEELIAKLRSQLPDCMIGTGTLFNVQQLKEAIAAGAQFIFSPHTDTEMIKVAVSKNIPIIPGALTPTEIVSAWSQGASCVKVFPIQAVGGVSYIQSLQAPLGHIPLIPTGGVTIENAKDFLQVGAVGVGLSGELFPKQWILAENWGAIAKQAKNLIHRLN; encoded by the coding sequence ATGTCTAATCAAGATTGGTTATTAAAATTACAACAAAATCGAGCGATCGCCGTAATTCGGTCTCCCAAAATGGTATGGGGTGAAAAAATGGCTTTAGCAGTAGCTGATGGGGGAATGGGTTTAATAGAAATTACTTGGAATAGCGATCGCCCAGAGGAATTAATTGCCAAACTGCGGAGTCAGTTACCTGATTGTATGATTGGCACGGGAACACTGTTTAATGTTCAACAGTTAAAAGAGGCGATCGCAGCTGGAGCGCAGTTTATTTTTAGTCCTCACACTGACACAGAAATGATCAAAGTTGCCGTCTCGAAAAATATCCCAATTATACCTGGCGCACTTACACCTACCGAAATTGTTAGTGCTTGGAGTCAGGGTGCAAGTTGTGTCAAAGTATTTCCCATTCAAGCAGTAGGTGGTGTCAGTTATATCCAAAGTTTACAAGCACCCCTTGGTCATATTCCCCTCATTCCTACAGGTGGTGTAACCATAGAAAATGCTAAAGATTTTTTACAAGTGGGAGCAGTGGGTGTAGGCTTGAGTGGGGAATTATTCCCGAAACAATGGATATTAGCGGAAAATTGGGGTGCGATCGCCAAGCAAGCTAAAAATCTGATACATCGGTTAAATTAG
- a CDS encoding pentapeptide repeat-containing protein: MSELEQYYRILELEPGATLEEVNQAYKDLVFVWHPDRLPKDNDRLQQKAQDKLKAFNEARDKLRSLTNKPQTVGYSRPNQSKRPPNYYQQKQTNYNKPAQNPDLSGKDFSRANLSNRDLSGRNLSYANLSGSNLSDTFMHKVNLRGADLSEANLFRANLLLADLREANLRSTNLIGADLSGADLRGADLTGARIRSGERLLVKLIGANLTGAIMPDGEIHQ; encoded by the coding sequence ATGAGCGAACTGGAGCAGTATTATAGAATATTAGAATTAGAGCCTGGGGCAACACTAGAGGAAGTTAACCAGGCTTACAAAGATTTGGTATTTGTTTGGCATCCTGATCGCTTACCCAAAGATAATGATCGCTTACAACAAAAAGCCCAAGACAAACTCAAAGCTTTTAATGAAGCGCGAGACAAGCTCCGATCTTTAACAAATAAGCCTCAAACTGTTGGTTATTCTAGACCTAATCAATCAAAAAGACCACCTAATTACTATCAACAAAAACAAACAAACTATAACAAACCTGCTCAAAATCCTGATTTAAGTGGTAAAGATTTTAGTCGAGCTAATTTAAGTAACCGAGACTTATCAGGTAGAAACCTAAGTTATGCTAATCTCAGCGGTTCTAATTTAAGTGATACTTTTATGCACAAGGTCAACCTCAGAGGTGCAGACTTGTCAGAAGCGAATTTATTTAGGGCTAATTTGTTATTAGCAGATTTAAGAGAAGCTAATTTACGTTCGACTAATTTAATTGGTGCGGATCTCAGTGGTGCTGACTTACGAGGTGCTGACTTAACGGGTGCTAGAATTCGATCAGGTGAGCGTTTGTTAGTGAAATTAATAGGTGCTAACTTAACAGGTGCTATTATGCCTGATGGAGAAATTCATCAGTAA
- the psaI gene encoding photosystem I reaction center subunit VIII: MSGSFLPSILAYSSFLPSIFVPLTGLVLPAVVFAFLFSYIEREDIA; encoded by the coding sequence ATGTCAGGTTCATTTCTGCCCTCTATTTTGGCATATTCTTCATTTTTGCCTTCTATCTTCGTGCCTTTGACTGGTTTAGTATTACCAGCAGTGGTTTTTGCGTTCTTGTTTTCCTACATTGAACGTGAAGATATCGCCTAA
- a CDS encoding L,D-transpeptidase, whose protein sequence is MTSNSDTRWGHSLKMLLTGAMISVSILSFPSSEQVLANSTKNKIATAIQTLKKSDQRWIQVDLSEQNLIAWEGNKPVYAVKISSGKRSTPTLVGTFKVQTKHRKTRMRGPGYNVANVPHTMYYHRGYAIHGAYWHKRFGTPVSHGCVNLAPNHAKWVFEWAAVGTPIVVKK, encoded by the coding sequence ATGACAAGTAATAGCGATACTCGCTGGGGACATTCTTTAAAAATGTTACTTACGGGGGCAATGATTTCCGTAAGTATCTTGAGTTTCCCATCATCTGAACAAGTATTAGCAAATTCTACTAAAAATAAAATAGCTACAGCCATTCAAACACTGAAAAAATCTGATCAACGTTGGATTCAAGTTGACCTATCAGAGCAGAATTTAATTGCTTGGGAAGGTAACAAACCCGTATATGCAGTGAAAATTTCTTCTGGGAAACGTTCTACACCAACATTGGTTGGTACTTTTAAAGTTCAAACTAAACACAGAAAAACGCGGATGCGCGGGCCTGGTTATAATGTTGCCAATGTTCCTCATACAATGTATTACCATCGTGGTTATGCCATTCATGGAGCATATTGGCATAAAAGATTTGGCACACCTGTTAGTCATGGTTGTGTAAATCTGGCACCGAATCATGCTAAATGGGTATTTGAATGGGCGGCTGTGGGAACTCCTATTGTTGTCAAAAAGTAG
- a CDS encoding NAD-dependent epimerase/dehydratase family protein, translating into MNIAIIGCGYVGYAVSQYWQHKDFVITATTTSNERVPELQTVAQKVIVAKGNDPESLKAILQNQDIVLLSVGAKSRDEYEKTYLETAKTLVSVLKYFPNIHQLIYTGSYSIYGDRNGVWVDEETPPAPADVNTHILRKTEDILLSADNENLRVCIFRLGGIYGPGRELVKIFGRAAGTTRPGKGEDTTNWVHLDDIVGAIEFARYHRLQGIYNLVDDSHLTSKELISNVLTGNNLPDVIWDETNKSNRPHNAWVSNQKLKDAGYEFIHPQIIF; encoded by the coding sequence ATGAATATAGCAATAATTGGATGTGGTTATGTTGGTTATGCAGTTTCTCAATATTGGCAACATAAAGACTTTGTAATTACTGCAACTACAACTAGCAATGAAAGAGTACCTGAACTACAAACAGTTGCTCAAAAGGTAATAGTTGCTAAAGGAAATGATCCAGAATCATTAAAAGCAATATTACAAAATCAAGATATTGTTTTATTGAGTGTGGGTGCAAAAAGTCGAGATGAATATGAAAAGACTTATTTAGAAACAGCCAAAACTTTAGTTTCTGTCCTCAAGTATTTTCCTAATATTCATCAATTGATATACACAGGAAGTTACTCTATTTATGGTGATAGGAATGGTGTTTGGGTAGATGAAGAAACACCACCGGCACCAGCTGATGTTAATACTCATATTCTCAGAAAGACAGAGGATATTTTATTATCAGCAGATAATGAAAACCTGCGAGTTTGTATTTTCCGGTTAGGAGGAATTTACGGACCAGGTAGAGAACTGGTAAAAATTTTTGGTAGAGCTGCGGGTACAACTCGTCCCGGAAAAGGGGAAGATACCACAAATTGGGTACATTTAGATGATATTGTTGGAGCTATAGAATTTGCACGTTATCATCGCTTACAAGGGATTTATAATTTAGTTGATGATAGCCATTTAACTAGCAAAGAATTAATCAGTAATGTACTAACAGGTAATAATTTACCTGATGTGATTTGGGATGAAACCAATAAAAGTAATCGTCCTCATAATGCTTGGGTTTCTAATCAAAAGCTTAAAGATGCAGGATATGAATTTATCCATCCGCAGATTATTTTTTAG
- a CDS encoding alpha/beta hydrolase, giving the protein MQTPNLVDSSTNTSSKTQFYNWENYHCAYEIHQPINSTASDIPILLIHPIGVGLSRQFWQRFCREWYKTNHDNIIYNPDLLGCGESDTPRKAYKPLDWAKQLQYFLQTVVKKPVIVISQGALSPVAIELFKLEPNLINGLIFSGPTAWSVTTKNAPQWQQKLLWSVFSSPIGNWFFRYARTRKFLSSFSKNQLFASSEAVDEEWLDTLSADAENMGGRYAVFSFLARFWQRDYSGDIAAIHKPTLIVLGETASAISKEGKTETPDERMADYLTCLPQGRGVKIKGRNVLPYESTVDFVGAISSFVKELSG; this is encoded by the coding sequence ATGCAAACTCCAAATTTAGTTGACTCTTCTACAAATACATCCTCTAAAACTCAGTTTTATAATTGGGAAAACTATCATTGTGCTTATGAAATACATCAACCAATAAATTCTACTGCTTCAGATATTCCCATCCTATTAATTCATCCTATAGGTGTGGGATTGTCAAGGCAATTTTGGCAGAGATTTTGTCGTGAATGGTACAAGACTAATCATGACAATATCATTTATAATCCTGATTTATTGGGATGTGGTGAAAGTGATACACCAAGGAAAGCTTACAAACCTTTAGATTGGGCAAAACAGTTACAATATTTTTTACAAACCGTAGTCAAAAAACCTGTAATTGTGATCTCACAAGGTGCTTTATCACCAGTAGCAATTGAACTATTTAAACTAGAACCAAATTTAATTAATGGCTTAATCTTTTCTGGTCCAACCGCTTGGAGTGTGACTACTAAAAATGCTCCTCAATGGCAACAAAAATTACTGTGGTCTGTTTTTAGTTCACCTATAGGAAATTGGTTTTTTAGGTATGCAAGAACTCGCAAATTCTTATCTTCTTTTTCTAAAAATCAGCTATTTGCATCTAGTGAAGCAGTAGATGAAGAATGGTTAGATACTTTATCTGCGGATGCTGAAAATATGGGTGGACGCTATGCTGTGTTTTCCTTTTTAGCGAGATTTTGGCAACGGGATTATAGTGGTGATATTGCAGCTATTCATAAACCAACATTAATAGTTTTGGGAGAAACAGCATCAGCGATTAGTAAAGAAGGGAAAACAGAAACACCCGATGAAAGAATGGCTGATTATTTAACTTGTTTACCTCAAGGAAGGGGGGTGAAAATTAAAGGGAGAAATGTTTTACCTTATGAATCAACTGTTGATTTTGTCGGTGCTATATCTTCATTTGTGAAGGAATTAAGTGGTTGA